In Candidatus Goldiibacteriota bacterium, one DNA window encodes the following:
- the tadA gene encoding Flp pilus assembly complex ATPase component TadA: MAKRLGDLLLEENLITEDQIKRALEDQQKSGEPLGRILVRMGFITEEALYYFLAIQFGVEYVDLIGHDIPPELLKVISRDTAEKYSILPYEEKGNKIYFATSEPDEHLVTKIRERSAIPLDKEIKFVITSESAIKSCLSLVYGVTPKSDMDEGLQSMFKDEEAPQEEDTSGKDDASVTEESAPVIKLVNAIISEAVKIKASDIHINPTAKGTVIRYRQDGVLQKQPTPPNHYKNAIVSRLKVMARLDIMEKRAAQDGRIKIKVQNKIIDLRVSVLPSIHGENVVMRILDQQNLMLDLTKLGFEQQELDLYQESITLPYGLILHTGPTGSGKTTTLYSALSTVNDIKKNIITLEDPVEYQLPGIIQVQMNSEIGLTFAAALKSCLRQDPNIMMVGEIRDAETAGIAISAALTGHLLFSTLHTNDSPSTIMRLIDMGIDRIYVGSALKMVVAQRLMRRICSNCKKEYSPTDDELQRILVKRQEVEGITLYKGEGCPKCNGSGYKGRVAIYEIMGMTGELADLIYAGADLNALTAQAQKDGMRTLRQVALEKWRNGITSIEEVIMATSAD; this comes from the coding sequence ATGGCAAAAAGGCTTGGGGACTTGCTTCTTGAAGAGAACCTTATCACAGAAGATCAGATAAAGCGGGCCCTTGAAGACCAGCAGAAATCAGGGGAGCCCCTGGGACGTATCCTTGTCAGAATGGGTTTTATTACCGAAGAGGCGCTGTATTATTTTCTTGCCATCCAGTTTGGTGTTGAATATGTGGACCTTATAGGGCATGATATCCCGCCTGAACTGCTGAAAGTTATTTCAAGAGATACCGCCGAGAAATACTCCATCCTTCCATATGAAGAAAAGGGCAATAAAATTTACTTTGCCACATCCGAACCTGACGAGCACCTTGTAACCAAAATAAGAGAACGTTCCGCGATTCCGCTGGATAAGGAAATTAAATTTGTTATTACAAGCGAAAGCGCCATTAAGTCATGCCTTTCGCTTGTTTATGGCGTGACGCCAAAATCTGACATGGATGAAGGGCTGCAGTCAATGTTTAAGGATGAAGAGGCGCCCCAGGAAGAAGATACATCGGGAAAGGATGACGCTTCTGTAACGGAAGAATCCGCGCCTGTTATAAAACTTGTAAACGCGATTATCAGCGAAGCCGTAAAAATTAAAGCTTCGGACATACACATTAACCCCACGGCAAAGGGGACTGTTATCAGGTACAGGCAGGACGGCGTACTGCAGAAACAGCCCACCCCGCCTAATCATTATAAAAACGCCATAGTGTCCAGGCTGAAAGTTATGGCAAGGCTTGATATCATGGAAAAAAGGGCCGCGCAGGACGGCAGGATAAAAATTAAAGTGCAGAATAAAATTATTGACCTTCGTGTTTCGGTGCTGCCTTCCATACACGGGGAAAACGTTGTAATGCGTATTTTAGACCAGCAGAACCTTATGCTTGACCTTACAAAACTGGGGTTTGAACAGCAGGAACTTGACCTTTATCAGGAATCCATTACGCTTCCATATGGGCTTATACTTCACACGGGGCCTACGGGTTCCGGTAAAACCACGACTCTTTATTCCGCTTTATCAACGGTAAATGACATAAAAAAGAATATCATCACCCTTGAAGACCCGGTTGAATATCAGCTTCCGGGCATTATACAGGTGCAGATGAACAGCGAAATAGGGCTTACTTTTGCCGCGGCATTAAAGTCGTGCTTAAGGCAGGATCCGAACATAATGATGGTCGGGGAAATCCGCGACGCGGAAACTGCCGGCATTGCAATAAGCGCCGCGCTTACGGGCCATCTTTTATTTTCCACGCTTCACACAAATGATTCGCCTTCCACGATAATGAGGCTTATAGACATGGGTATTGACCGCATTTATGTGGGATCCGCGTTAAAGATGGTTGTGGCACAGAGGCTTATGAGAAGGATATGTTCAAACTGTAAAAAAGAGTATTCGCCCACTGATGATGAACTGCAGAGGATACTTGTAAAAAGGCAGGAAGTTGAAGGTATTACGCTTTACAAAGGAGAAGGCTGCCCCAAGTGCAACGGTTCCGGATACAAAGGCAGGGTGGCTATTTATGAAATAATGGGAATGACAGGCGAACTTGCCGACCTTATATACGCGGGCGCTGATTTAAACGCGCTGACAGCCCAGGCGCAGAAAGACGGAATGAGGACGTTAAGGCAGGTTGCCCTTGAAAAATGGAGAAACGGGATTACATCAATTGAAGAGGTAATAATGGCAACATCAGCGGATTAA